The genomic stretch GTCCGTCGTATCCTGATTTATCGGGAGTAGACGGGCTGTCCCAAAGCAACTGGTTTTTCCCGTTTTCGTCGCCGAAATTATGATTCCAATGAGACTGGTCGGAGAGCATTCATGAAAACACTTTTCTTAATCCTGATTTTCACATTTCTATGTTCCGGCTGTGCCAGTTTCAAGAAGTTTGGTTATGAAGGCTTCAACAGGGACAAATGGCAGCACCCGGACAAAGTGATCGAGTCCCTGAAGATCAGTCCCGGTGATTATGTGACTGACCTTGGCGCAGGCGGTGGATATTTCACCTTCAAGTTTGCGGATGTAGTTGGAGATAATGGAAAAGTTTTTGCCGTAGACGTAGATGAGGACATGACTGAGTTCTTGAGAGCGGAGGCGGTCAAACAAGGATTCGCCAAGGTGGAAGTCATTCTTGGCGAATTTGGAGATCCACTCTTACCTGACTCCGTTTCTAACATAATCTTCATGTGTAACACCTATCATCACATCCAGGGCAGGGTGGACTACTTTTCACGATTGAAAGCCGATCTTCAATCTGAAGGACGTGTGGCGGTTGTGGAACTCAGACCGGGCGGATGGATAGGCAGACTCTTTGGAAGTCACTGGACCAAAAAGGAAGCAATCATCAGTGAGATGGAAGCTGCGGGCTACTCTCTAATTGCCGACCACGACTATCTTCCCAAGCAGCACTTTGTTGTTTTTTCCATGATGAGAGAGATACCCTAGACCCCTTTCGACAAC from Candidatus Neomarinimicrobiota bacterium encodes the following:
- a CDS encoding methyltransferase domain-containing protein, with protein sequence MKTLFLILIFTFLCSGCASFKKFGYEGFNRDKWQHPDKVIESLKISPGDYVTDLGAGGGYFTFKFADVVGDNGKVFAVDVDEDMTEFLRAEAVKQGFAKVEVILGEFGDPLLPDSVSNIIFMCNTYHHIQGRVDYFSRLKADLQSEGRVAVVELRPGGWIGRLFGSHWTKKEAIISEMEAAGYSLIADHDYLPKQHFVVFSMMREIP